In one window of Aphidius gifuensis isolate YNYX2018 linkage group LG4, ASM1490517v1, whole genome shotgun sequence DNA:
- the LOC122854256 gene encoding nicotinamide riboside kinase 1, with protein MTKWFVVGISGVTGSGKTTLATSLNKTIDNSIVLNQDDYFFDKKDKRHTLISELNHVNYDIISSMDMEKMYNDIIKIIKCNNDDDDKTTRVLILDGFLLFDCQKIADICNLKYFLILDKDECIKRREKRVYDPPDVPGYFDIAVWPGYINYKRKIQDNKYLNNLINYIDGTTNKDTIYQQVHQSIINKI; from the coding sequence atgACAAAGTGGTTTGTTGTTGGTATATCAGGTGTTACTGGTAGTGGAAAAACAACTCTTGcaacatcattaaataaaacaattgataattcaattgttttaaatcaagatgattatttttttgataaaaaagataaacgtCATACTTTAATATCTGAATTGAATCATGTTAATTATGATATAATATCAAGCATGGACATGGAAAAAATGTacaatgatattataaaaataattaaatgtaacaatgatgatgatgataaaacaacTAGAGTATTAATTCTTGATGGTTTTTTGCTATTTGATTGTCAAAAAATAGCTgacatttgtaatttaaaatattttttaattttggataAAGATGAGTGCATTAAACGACGAGAAAAAAGAGTTTATGATCCACCAGATGTACCAGGATATTTTGATATTGCTGTTTGGCCTGgatatattaattacaaacgaaaaattcaagataataaatatttaaacaatttgataaattacattGATGGTACAACAAACAAGGACACTATTTATCAACAAGTACATCAAagcattataaataaaatataa
- the LOC122854253 gene encoding COP9 signalosome complex subunit 3 — protein MSAPQVEQYVNHVNILTNQEKFHELGEIISKSIEPLAKNLQHLDASLESLELPKHSLGILAVLVAKFNLAIQNIASNPDACKALFIQFKEFINKCAINQVRCAPELFAELCHVFTQSLVELKIPIQGIDILCQAIKKYQTSNNQLTSIHSDLYKLCLLAKCLKPSLEFINVDVTSISNECGQQDSKYFLLYYYYGGMIYTALKNYDRALYFFEVCITVPAMAVSHIMLEAYKKYILISLMIHGKINDIPKYASPVLVRFIKPLSQPYQELSVAYQTHSCEDVQGVINKYQDIFIRDNNRGLVGQVYSYLYKKNIQRLTKTFLTLSVTDVGSRVQLSGPAEAEKYVLNMIQDGEIFATINHKDGMVVFHDDPEKYNSPRMLARLEKEMAICAELDKKVLEQEEQVMQMPQFIRKTCGQLDQDDNSSNLSSNNVSHIMSKHNPYSM, from the exons atgtcTGCACCACAAGTAGAGCAATATGTTAATCATGTAAACATTCTAACAAATCAAG aaaaatttcatgaacTTGGTGAAATAATAAGTAAATCAATTGAGCCATTAgctaaaaatttacaacactTGGACGCATCATTGGAGAGTCTTGAACTTCCCAAGCATTCATTGGGTATTCTTGCTGTTCTTgttgcaaaatttaatttggcAATTCAAAATATTGCCAGTAATCCAGATGCTTGTAAGGCATTATTTATTCAGTtcaaagaatttataaataaatgtgctATTAATCAAGTTAGATGTGCACCAGAATTAT TTGCTGAACTTTGTCATGTTTTTACTCAATcacttgttgaattaaaaataccaattcAAGGTATTGATATACTTTGTcaagcaattaaaaaatatcaaacatcAAACAATCAATTAACATCAATTCATTcggatttatataaattatgtttattggCAAAATGTTTAAAGCCAtcacttgaatttataaatgttgatGTAACAAGTATTAGTAATGAATGTGGACAACAagattcaaaatattttcttctttattattattatggtgGTATGATTTATAcagcattaaaaaattatgatcgtgctttatatttttttgaagtatGTATAACAGTACCAGCAATGGCTGTTAGTCATATTATGCTTGAggcatataaaaaatatatattaatatcattaatgatacatggtaaaataaatgacatacCAAAATATGCAAGTCCAGTATTGGTTAGATTTATAAAACCATTGAGTCAACCATATCAAGAACTTTCTGTTGCTTATCAAACACACAGTTGTGAAGATGTACAAggtgttattaataaatatcaagatatatttattagagaTAATAATCGTGGTCTTGTTGGACAAGTTTatagttatttatataaaaaaaatatacaaagattaactaaaacatttttaacattaagtGTTACTGATGTTGGAAGTCGTGTACAATTATCTGGACCAGCTGAAGctgaaaaatatgttttaaatatg ATTCAAGATGGTGAAATATTTGCAACAATTAATCATAAAGATGGAATGGTTGTATTTCATGATGAtccagaaaaatataattcaccACGTATGTTGGCACGTTTAGAAAAAGAAATGGCAATATGTGCTGAACTGGATAAAAAAGTACTTGAACAAGAAGAACAAGTTATGCAAATGCCACAATTTATACGTAAAACATGTGGacaacttgatcaagatgataattcatcaaatttatcaagtaacaATGTTAGCCATATAATGTCTAAACATAATCCATAttcaatgtaa
- the LOC122854249 gene encoding IQ and AAA domain-containing protein 1-like: MSNESYDKLWQDAQNDLDEVINIDSIYQNTKPQKDRKKIHKIVSELYVKYISIYNRLEQVYDQIIQPQKRQLIRKLVDSTLGRILELKHELVEIDLSEYNYYDNVLFQNRILSQDNEIRIPTYFRREREQEIIERKLFIENILRTLGVLDEIIEPKIMTELEAIRLVQTHERARQGRIRFQFMKEIREMKEQSAIKLDNNNQTHDLLKEISATIKIQKVWRGYITRCRIKKKKLQEMLLIGMIQPSQTMPSQNQRNIEVIKKSRYIKQKEYNDIYEKMLIDTKEFIKFQQSDIIKENMKKQIRQWINEYFNETGKIPELPSVESGGSRMILSRQGTESSMSKSKESSSSKESKRSKKSKAKKDSEPDKSEDDESDPGIKPAPTNFLPEILNANLEYQDIWKNKDETNNPWQKPYEDMIYADKTRQVENEIRIIVDQEMRNDIEALQAALDKDKGHKGKRQKKSQKRVRRSGKKNKRKKEKDLTPDRTTESLFEELLINGIIKLVPEVYLNSFKGEKSYANYDLWYDDDKNPLPAIGDIKQIIAEYCILPIGSEYIRQLSPLVRSVLIAGPHGSGKKMLVNAICTELGATLFDITPSNIAGKYPGKSGLVMLLHLISKLSRILQPSVIFMDNAEKPFVKKAPKTDKTDPKRLKKDLPKLVKNITNEDRVILIGTTNTPWDADQKLIYQTYDKVIFIPRPDYGTMSMLWKDLLYRYSGISRQFDTSAMTKICDGYTVGTVIDAINEVMTTKRMVQLRVQPLTHAELVNALAARDPVYREEEEAFLGWFSKTPMCRKKQRAVELEQQKLDEANEKQKKKGKK, encoded by the exons atgtccaACGAAAGTTATGATAAACTTTGGCAAGATGCACAAAATGATCTTGATGaggtaattaatattgattcgaTATATCAAAATACAAAGCCTCAAAAAGatcgtaaaaaaatacataaaatagtaTCAGAGCtatatgttaaatatatatcaatttataatagatTAGAACAAGTTTATGATCAAATTATTCAACCACAAAAACGTCAATTAATACGTAAACTTGTTGATTCAACATTGGGACGTAtattagaattaaaacatgaattagttgaaattgatttatcagAGTACAACTACTATGATAatgtattatttcaaaatagaaTATTATCACAAGATAATGAAATTAGAATACCAACATATTTTAGAAGAGAAAGAGAacaagaaataattgaaagaaaattatttattgaaaatatattgagaACACTTGGTGTACTTGATGAAATTATTGAGCCAAAAATTATGACTGAATTAGAGGCAATTAGACTTGTTCAAACACATGAAAGAGCACGTCAAGGTCGTatcag aTTTCAATTTATGAAAGAAATACGAGAAATGAAAGAACAATCAGcaataaaattagataataataatcaaacacATGATTTACTTAAAGAAATATCAGCTACAATTAAAATTCAGAAAGTATGGCGTGGCTATATAACACGttgtagaattaaaaaaaaaaaattacaagaaatgCTATTAATTGGAATGATTCAACCAAGTCAAACGATGCCATCACAAAATCAACGTAACATTGAAgtgattaaaaaatcaagatacaTCAAGCAAAAAGAGTACaatgatatttatgaaaaaatgttaattgatacaaaagaatttataaaatttcaacaaagtgatattatcaaagaaaatatgaaaaaacaaataagacAATGGATCAATGAGTATTTTAATGAAACTGGTAAAATACCAGAGTTACCATCAGTTGAAAGTGGTGGATCCAGAATGATTTTAAGTCGtcag GGAACTGAAAGTTCAATGAGTAAATCAaaagaatcatcatcatcaaaagaaTCAAAAcgttcaaaaaaatcaaaagctAAAAAAGACAGTGAACCTGATAAATCAGAAGATGATGAATCAGATCCAGGAATAAAACCAGcaccaacaaattttttacctGAAATATTAAATGCTAATTTAGAGTATCAAgatatttggaaaaataaagatgaaacAAATAATCCATGGCAAAAACCATATGAAGATATGATATATGCTGATAAAACACGTCaagttgaaaatgaaataagaaTTATTGTTGATCAAGAAATGAgaa atgaCATTGAGGCTCTTCAAGCAGCTCTTGATAAAGACAAAGGACACAAAGGtaaacgtcaaaaaaaatcacaaaaacgTGTACGTCgttctggaaaaaaaaataaaagaaaaaaagaaaaagatttaaCACCAGATAGAACAACTGAATCACTATTTGAAGAGCTATTAATAAATGgtattataaaattagtaccagaagtatatttaaattcatttaaaggTGAAAAATCATATGCAAATTATGATCTTtggtatgatgatgataaaaatccaCTACCAGCAATTGGtgatattaaacaaattattgctgaatattgtattttacCAATTGGTTCAGAATATATAAGACAATTATCACCACTTGTTAGATCTGTACTAATTGCTGGTCCACATGgtagtggaaaaaaaatgttagttAATGCAATATGTACTGAACTTGGTGCAACATTATTTGACATAACACCATCAAATATTGCTGGTAAATATCCAGGTAAATCTGGTCTTGTAATGTTGTTGCATTTAATTTCCaag tTGTCACGTATACTTCAACCATCAGTTATATTTATGGATAATGCTGAAAAACCATTTGTTAAAAAAGCACCAAAAACAGATAAAACAGATCcaaaaagattgaaaaaagatttaccaaaattagttaaaaatataacaaatgaaGATCGTGTTATTTTAATTGGTACAACAAATACACCATGGGATGctgatcaaaaattaatatatcaaacaTATGATAAAGTTATATTTATACCAAGACCAGATTATGGAACAATGTCAATGCTTTGGAAAGATTTATTATATCGG TATTCTGGAATAAGCAGACAATTTGATACATCAGCAATGACTAAAATTTGTGATGGTTACACTGTTGGTACTGTTATTGATGCGATAAATGAG gtCATGACAACAAAAAGAATGGTACAATTAAGAGTCCAGCCATTAACACATGCTGAACTTGTTAATGCTCTTGCTGCTAGAGATCCAGTTTATcgtgaagaagaagaagcatttttag gATGGTTTTCAAAAACACCAATGTGTCGTAAAAAACAACGTGCTGTTGAATTGGAACAGCAAAAACTTGATGAAGCTAatgagaaacaaaaaaaaaaaggaaaaaaataa